DNA from Paraphotobacterium marinum:
TAAACCTACAAAAACTTGGTATATCTCTTATGGTAGAAGGGTCATCACTATATACCATTAAAGTTTCTCCATTTTTCATTTTTCTAATTTTTTGTCTAATTATCATTATTGGTTCAGGACACCTTAAACCTAATGTACTTATTTCAAAATCACTTTTTTTTGTCATAATGATATCACTAATCGACCAGTAACTTTTTTATTTATAAGATCTTCAGAATATGAAAGAACTTCTGACAAAGGTATTACCTTCATATTATCTTGAAAATAATTTTCTTTAAATAACTTTTTGGCATTGTCCCAACAGTTTTGTTTGGACTGTAAGTTTTGATAAACTGAATCAATTCCAATTAACTTTATACCTCTGAGAATAAAAGGCATTACTGTTGTGTTAAGCTTATAGCTTTGGGCTAAACCACAAATAATTGCACAACCTGCATACTTAATTTCAGTAAGTAAATTAGACAATATTTCTCCTCCAACACAGTCTATTACTGCAGACCATAATTGTTTATTGAGTGGTTTTTGGTTATTACTTATTTCATTTAAACTATATACTTTACTTGCACCTAGCTGTTTTAAATAATTTTGGTTTGGCTCTTTTCTACTTGTAATAGCGACTACATCATATCCCAAATTGGATAATATACTTATTGAGGAGCTTCCAACGCCTCCACTAGCCCCTGTAATCGCTATTGGTCCATCATTAGGTTTTATATTTTCTTTTAATAAAGATTGAATACACAATAATGCAGTTAAACCGGCAGTACCTATTGACATAGCTTCTTTAGTTGAAAGGTTGGTTGGTAGTTTACATATATAGGCTGAATTAACGTAAGCTCTTGAAGAAAACCCACCAAAGTATTTTTCTCCTAAACCATAACCCGTTGATACTACTCTATCACCTTTAGAGAAGTTTTTATTATTAGACTCAATAACTTTTCCAGCAAGATCTATTCCAGGTATAAATGGAAATGTCTTTACTATTTTATTTGGAGCAGTTATTGCAAGTGCATCTTTATAGTTTAAAGATGAATACTCAACTTCAATGAGAGTGTCCTCAACATTAAGAAAGTCCACGTTTACATTTGTTTTGTATTCAGCCTCAAAAAGATCGTTAATTTTTTTTAAAACAATTGCTGAAATCATAATAAAAGTTACATTTTGTATAAAAATTATTTTATTATACTATAAATTAATAAATTGTATAATCTTTCATCCTTTAAGTGATTATTTTATGAAACCAATTTTAATTTTATACTTTACTAAAGATGGCCATACAAAAAAGATAGCTTCTGTAATTAAACAAAACATTGAATCAAAAAAGTATTTAGTTGATTTGTTAGAGATATCGATGATTCCTTCAGGTTTTAATTTTGAAAAATATGAATCTATTGTATTGGGTATGCCAGTTAGATATGGAAATATAAATAAAAAAGTTTATGATTTTATTAGAAATAACTATAGTAAACTTATAAATAAAAAGCTTTATTTATATATAGTTTGCTTAAGTGCCAGAAAGTCTGAGAAGAGAAAGGTTGAAAATAGCAAATATTATTTAAAATTTATCCAAAAATCTAAGTTGAGTTTTGTAAAATCTGAAATTTTTGCAGGTGTCTTGTGTTACCCTAAGTATAACTTTTTTGATCGAACGATGATTCGTTTTATCATGAAGTTAACTGGTGGAGAAACAGATACAACAATCCCTTATTTATGTTATACAGACTGGGAGCAAGTAAATTTGTTTTCTAATGAAATATTAAGTTGATTTTTATATAAAAAAAAGTTGACAACCTATATTAAAAAGAATAATATGCTCACCTGTTTTAAAGATAAGCTTTAAAGCAAATGTTCTTTAAAAATATAACTAGATAATCTGTGTGGGCACTCGTGAATGATAGTCATTAAAAAAGAATTATCAATGAGCTGAGTGACCGGAATGAATAGAGATATTCATCACAGTCAATTTATTAATCAGAATTCATTGAGCCAAAACTTTAATTGAAGAGTTTGATCATGGCTCAGATTGAACGCTGGCGGCAGGCCTAACACATGCAAGTCGAGCGGTAACAGGGGAGAGCTTGCTCTCCTGCTGACGAGCGGCGGACGGGTGAGTAATGCCTGGGAATATGCCCTAATGTGGGGGATAACCATTGGAAACGATGGCTAATACCGCATAATCTCTACGGAGCAAAGGGGGGGACCTTCGGGCCTCTCGCATTAGGATTAGCCCAGGTGGGATTAGCTAGTTGGTGAGGTAAGGGCTCACCAAGGCGACGATCCCTAGCTGGTTTGAGAGGATGATCAGCCACACTGGAACTGAGACACGGTCCAGACTCCTACGGGAGGCAGCAGTGGGGAATATTGCACAATGGGGGAAACCCTGATGCAGCCATGCCGCGTGTATGAAGAAGGCCTTCGGGTTGTAAAGTACTTTCAGTTGTGAGGAAGGTGGTAGCGTTAATAGCGTTATCATTTGACGTTAGCAACAGAAGAAGCACCGGCTAACTCCGTGCCAGCAGCCGCGGTAATACGGAGGGTGCGAGCGTTAATCGGAATTACTGGGCGTAAAGCGCATGCAGGCGGTTTATTAAGCCAGATGTGAAAGCCCCGGGCTTAACCTGGGAATTGCATTTGGAACTGGTAAACTAGAGTCTTGTAGAGGGGGGTAGAATTTCAGGTGTAGCGGTGAAATGCGTAGAGATCTGAAGGAATACCGGTGGCGAAGGCGGCCCCCTGGACAAAGACTGACGCTCAGATGCGAAAGCGTGGGGAGCAAACAGGATTAGATACCCTGGTAGTCCACGCCGTAAACGATGTCTACTTGAAGGTTGTGATCTTGAATCGTGGCTTTCGGAGCTAACGCGTTAAGTAGACCGCCTGGGGAGTACGGTCGCAAGATTAAAACTCAAATGAATTGACGGGGGCCCGCACAAGCGGTGGAGCATGTGGTTTAATTCGATGCAACGCGAAGAACCTTACCTACTCTTGACATCCAGAGAACCTTTTAGAGATAGAAGGGTGCCTTCGGGAGCTCTGAGACAGGTGCTGCATGGCTGTCGTCAGCTCGTGTTGTGAAATGTTGGGTTAAGTCCCGCAACGAGCGCAACCCTTATCCTTGTTTGCCAGCACTTCGGGTGGGAACTCCAGGGAGACTGCCGGTGATAAACCGGAGGAAGGTGGGGACGACGTCAAGTCATCATGGCCCTTACGAGTAGGGCTACACACGTGCTACAATGGCATATACAGAGGGCTGCCAACTCGCGAGAGTGAGCGAATCCCATAAAGTATGTCGTAGTCCGGATTGGAGTCTGCAACTCGACTCCATGAAGTCGGAATCGCTAGTAATCGTGGATCAGAATGCCACGGTGAATACGTTCCCGGGCCTTGTACACACCGCCCGTCACACCATGGGAGTGGGCTGCACCAGAAGTAGATAGCTTAACCTTCGGGAGGGCGTTTACCACGGTGTGGTTCATGACTGGGGTGAAGTCGTAACAAGGTAGCCCTAGGGGAACCTGGGGCTGGATCACCTCCTTACCTTAAAGATTATATTGATGTAGTGTCCACACAGATTATTTAGTAATGAAGAACAAAGATATGGGTCTGTAGCTCAGCTGGTTAGAGCGCACCCCTGATAAGGGTGAGGTCGGTGGTTCAAGTCCACTCAGACCCACCAATATTTTATTGGTATCATATCTTAACCATGGTTTCATGGGGCTATAGCTCAGCTGGGAGAGCGCCTGCCTTGCACGCAGGAGGTCAGCAGTTCGATCCTGCTTAGCTCCACCAATTCCTAAGATGTTTGATTGAGACACTTTAGGAATTGGTTTTTTTGAAAACCATAGCTCTTTAACAATTTGGAAAGCTGACTAGTAAAATAATTCTAACGAAAGTTAGAAGAGTTCTCAAAAAGCAAAACACATCAAGTGTCTTGTATTTTTAAGATCCGGCGAAACAAAGAACCTTGGTTGTTTAGACATACGTGAGACCCTTTGGGGTTGTATGGTTAAGTGACTAAGCGTACACGGTGGATGCCTTGGCAGTCAGAGGCGATGAAGGACGTACTAACTTGCGATAAGCGTAGATAAGGCAGTAAGAGCCACTTGAGTCTACGATTTCCGAATGGGGAAACCCAACTGCATAAGCAGTTATCCTAAACTGAATACATAGGTTTAGGAGGCGAACCGGGGGAACTGAAACATCTAAGTACCCCGAGGAAAAGAAATCAACCGAGATTCCGGTAGTAGCGGCGAGCGAAACCGGACCAGCCCTTAAGTTTTCATTGTGCTAGGCGAAAGTTTTGGAAAATTCTGCGGTACAGGGTGATAGCCCCGTAGCTGAAGGCGCAATGATAATGAAATCGAGTAGGACGGGACACGTGACATCTTGTCTGAATATGGGGGGACCATCCTCCAAGGCTAAATACTCCTGACTGACCGATAGTGAACCAGTACCGTGAGGGAAAGGCGAAAAGAACCCCTGTGAGGGGAGTGAAATAGAACCTGAAACCGTGTACGTACAAGCAGTGGGAGCCCCTTCGTGGGGTGACTGCGTACCTTTTGTATAATGGGTCAACGACTTAATTTTAGTAGCAAGGTTAACCGAATAGGGGAGCCGTAGGGAAACCGAGTCTTAACTGGGCGAATAGTTGCTAGGATTAGACCCGAAACCAGGTGATCTAGCCATGGGCAGGTTGAAGGTGAGGTAACACTTACTGGAGGACCGAACCGACTAATGTTGAAAAATTAGCGGATGACTTGTGGCTAGGGGTGAAAGGCCAATCAAACCTGGAGATAGCTGGTTCTCCCCGAAAGCTATTTAGGTAGCGCCTCGGATGAATACTACTGGGGGTAGAGCACTGTTAAGGCTAGGGGGTCATCCCGACTTACCAACCCTTTGCAAACTCCGAATACCAGTAAGTACTATCCGGGAGACACACGGCGGGTGCTAACGTCCGTCGTGGAGAGGGAAACAACCCAGACCGCCAGCTAAGGTCCCAAAGTTATAGCTAAGTGGGAAACGATGTGGGAAGGCTTAGACAGCCAGGATGTTGGCTTAGAAGCAGCCATCATTTAAAGAAAGCGTAATAGCTCACTGGTCGAGTCGGCCTGCGCGGAAGATTTAACGGGGCTAAGCTATACACCGAAGCTGCGGCAGCGTGCATTAGCATTGCTGGGTAGGGGAGCGTTCTGTAAGCCGTTGAAGGTGGATTGTAAAGTCTGCTGGAGGTATCAGAAGTGCGAATGTTGACATGAGTAACGATAAAGGGAGTGAAAAACTTCCTCGCCGGAAGACCAAGGGTTCCTGTCCAACGTTAATCGGGGCAGGGTAAGTCGACCCCTAAGGCGAGGCCGAAAGGCGTAGTCGATGGGAAACGGGTTAATATTCCCGTACTTTTTATAATTGCGATGGGGGGACGGAGAAGGCTAGGTAGGCCTGGCGACGGTTGTCCAGGTTCAAGAGTGTAGGCTAATGACTTAGGTAAATCCGGGTCATTGTTAGGCTGAGACTTGATGTCGAGCTGCTACGGCAGTGAAGTTATTGATGCCATACTTCCAGGAAAAGCCTCTAAGCTTCAGATTATAAGAAATCGTACCCCAAACCGACACAGGTGGTCGGGTAGAGAATACCAAGGCGCTTGAGAGAACTCGGGTG
Protein-coding regions in this window:
- the tusA gene encoding sulfurtransferase TusA; this translates as MTKKSDFEISTLGLRCPEPIMIIRQKIRKMKNGETLMVYSDDPSTIRDIPSFCRFMEHELLSKEINSTPYKFLIKKK
- a CDS encoding acrylyl-CoA reductase family protein, with translation MISAIVLKKINDLFEAEYKTNVNVDFLNVEDTLIEVEYSSLNYKDALAITAPNKIVKTFPFIPGIDLAGKVIESNNKNFSKGDRVVSTGYGLGEKYFGGFSSRAYVNSAYICKLPTNLSTKEAMSIGTAGLTALLCIQSLLKENIKPNDGPIAITGASGGVGSSSISILSNLGYDVVAITSRKEPNQNYLKQLGASKVYSLNEISNNQKPLNKQLWSAVIDCVGGEILSNLLTEIKYAGCAIICGLAQSYKLNTTVMPFILRGIKLIGIDSVYQNLQSKQNCWDNAKKLFKENYFQDNMKVIPLSEVLSYSEDLINKKVTGRLVISL
- the hemG gene encoding menaquinone-dependent protoporphyrinogen IX dehydrogenase, whose product is MKPILILYFTKDGHTKKIASVIKQNIESKKYLVDLLEISMIPSGFNFEKYESIVLGMPVRYGNINKKVYDFIRNNYSKLINKKLYLYIVCLSARKSEKRKVENSKYYLKFIQKSKLSFVKSEIFAGVLCYPKYNFFDRTMIRFIMKLTGGETDTTIPYLCYTDWEQVNLFSNEILS